In Rhipicephalus microplus isolate Deutch F79 chromosome 9, USDA_Rmic, whole genome shotgun sequence, one genomic interval encodes:
- the Fkbp12 gene encoding peptidyl-prolyl cis-trans isomerase Fkbp12: protein MGVEVQTISPGDGQTFPKTGQTVVVHYTGTLADGSKFDSSRDRGKPFKFRIGKGEVIRGWDEGVAQMSVGQRAKLICSPDYAYGAMGHPGIIPPNAVLTFDVELLRLE, encoded by the exons ATGGGCGTCGAAGTGCAGACCATCTCTCCCGGCGACG gccAGACATTCCCAAAAACTGGTCAGACAGTAGTGGTCCATTACACAG GTACCTTGGCTGATGGTTCCAAGTTTGACTCCTCACGAGATAGGGGCAAGCCATTCAAGTTCCGCATTGGCAAAGGGGAAGTGATTCGAGGCTGGGACGAAGGCGTTGCTCAG ATGAGCGTCGGCCAGCGAGCCAAGCTGATCTGCTCTCCAGACTATGCCTATGGAGCAATGGGCCACCCTGGCAT TATCCCGCCTAACGCTGTGCTCACCTTCGACGTTGAACTGCTGCGGCTTGAGTAA